The genomic region GAGGGCGGCGGCGCCGAGGGCGGCATCCGCGTCACCGGCCCGGTCGGCATCGACGAACTCGAAAGCGCGCAAAGCTATGAGGAGCGCGTCGGCGCGGTGCGCGGCTTCACTCGCGACAATCCCGCCCGCGCCGCGCTGGCGGTGCGCGACATGATCAAGGCGGACGCGCGGTGAACGCGCCGACGACCGCCCCCACAACGGCCCTCGTCCGCAGCTTCAGCGGCGTCGAGCGCGCCGCCGTGCTGATGATGCTGGTCGGCGAGGAGGAAGCCGCCGCGATCCTCCAGAAGCTGGAGCCGGACGAGGTGCGCCAGCTCGGCAAGGCGATGTTCACCGTCGCCGACGTCAGCGAGGCGGAGGTGGCGGGCGTGCTCGACGATTTCGTCGGCCGCGCGCGCGAGCGCACCGGCATCGCCTTCGACCCGCGCCCGAAGATCGAGGCGGTGATGCACCGCGCGCTCGGCCAGGAAAAGGCCGACAGCGTGCTTGCCCGCATCACCCCGGCCGAGGCGGCGTGCGAGATCGACCTGCTCGACTGGCTCGACGCGAGCGAGATCGCCGGCATGATCGAGAAGGAGCATCCGCAGATCGCCGCCGTGCTGATCGCCAACCTCGATCCGTCGGTCGGCAGCCAGGTGCTGGAGCTGCTGCCCGATGCGGCGCAACCGGAAATCCTGCACCGCATCGCCAAGCTCGGCCCGATCACACCGGAAGCGGTGGAGACGCTGCGCCACATGCTCGCCAATCGCAGCGGCGCGGGCCAGCAGGCGACGCAGGTGCAGCTAGGCGGCACGCGCGAGGCGGCGAAGATCCTGCAAAGCGCGCGCAAGGCGACCGAGCAGCGCGTGATGCCCAAGCTGTTCAAGCTCGACAAGGAAACCGCCAAGGCGATCGAGGAGGCGATGTTCGTGTTCGACAACCTGCTCGACATGGACGACAAGAACCTCGGCACGCTGATCCGCAACATCGATGGCGACATCCTGACCCGCGCGCTGAAGGGCGTGGACGAGGCGGCGCGCAGCCGCTTCCTCGGCTGCATGTCGGCCCGCGCGGCCGATGGCATTCGCGACGAGATGGAAGCGCGCGGCCCGATGAAGCTCTCCGAGGTGCTGGAGGCGCAGAAGGCGATCATCCAGATCGCGCGCAACCTGGCCAAGGACGGCACGATCCAGATGGGCGGCGGCGAGGACGATTATGTCTGAACACGCCTTCGTCGCGGGCCTTTCCGCGCGGCACGACGACGCCGCGATCCGCCTGCAACGCATGTTCGCGGAGCAGCCGAGCGGCTTCGCCCCGGCCGATCTCATCGCGCGGATCAGGCAGGCGTTCGGCGGCGGCGAGACCGGCGAGGCGCCGCGCGGCTATGCGCCGGCCAACCGCGACGCCGCGCCGACCAAGGGCTGGGACCCGCTCGATTCGGACGCGGAGCCGACGCCGTTCATCGATCCGGCCGAGGTGGCGCGGCAGGCGGCGCACGACGCCGGCTTCGCCGAGGGCCTCGCCGCCGCGCGCGCCGAACTGGGCGAAGCGGCGGAACGCGACCGCGCGATGCTCGCCCGTCTGGTCGAGGCGCTGCGTTCCGACACGCGGATCGATCGCGAGCAACTCGCGCGCAACCTGCGCCAGACGGTGCTGCATCTCGTGACGCGGCTGGTCGGCGAGGCGGGCGTGTCCGGCCCGCTGCTCGCAGCACGGGTCAATGCCGCGACCGACCTGCTGGCGGATACGGCGGAGAGCGCGATCCTGCGCGTCAATCCGGCCGACGTCGCGCTGCTGGAAGGCCATCTGCCCGACACGGTCTTCGCGGCCGGCGACGCCAGCGTGGCGCGCGGCAGCTTCGTGATGGAGGCCGCCTCGACCATCGTGGAGGACGGGCCGGACCTGTGGCTGGAGCAGCTCGCCCGGACGATGGACAAGGTGGCGCTGCCCGACGGCGACGCGTGCTGATGCTCAACCTGTTCGCCGACGATTATCTCACCGCGCTGGCCGATGCCGATTTCCGGCCCGCGCCCAAGGTCTCCGGCCGGCTCGCCTCGTTCGACGGGCTGCTGATGGAGGCGATCGGGCTGAACCTGCCGGTCGGCACCGTCTGCCAGGTCGGCGGGAAGGGCGCGGGCGTCGAGGCCGAGGTGATCGGCTTCCGCAACGGCCGCACCCTGCTGATGAACCTCGGCGGCCCGGCCGCGCTGCTGCCGCAGGCCCCGGTGCGCCCGATCGGCCCGCCGGGCGAGGCGGAGGTCGGCGCGGCACTGCTCGGCCGCGTGGTCGATGGCGCGGGGCGGCCGATCGACGGGCTGGGCGCGATCCGGGGCGCGGGCACATGGCCACTCGCCGGCAAGCTCCAGTCGCCGCTCGATCGCGGGCGCGTGCTCCAGCCGCTCGACGTCGGCGTGCGCGCGATCAACGGGCTGCTGACGATCGGCAAGGGACAGCGCATCGGCATCATGGCCGGATCGGGCGTCGGCAAATCGGTGCTGCTCGGCATGATGGTGCGCGCGGCGAGGGCGGACGTGATCGTCATCGGCCTGATCGGCGAGCGCAGCCGCGAGGTGGCCGACTTCCTCGAGACCAAGGTGGCGGGCGAGGCGCGCGCGAAAAGCGTCGTCGTCGCGGTGCCGGCCAATCATTCGCCGGTGCTGCGCATCCGCGGCGCGCTGCGCGCCACCGCCATCGCCGAAGCGTTCCGCGCCGAGGGCAAGGACGTGCTGCTCATCATGGATTCGCTGACCCGCGTCGCCCATGCCGGGCGCGAGATCGGGCTGGCGCTGGGCGAGCCGGCATCGGCGCGCGGCTATCCGCCGTCGGCGATCGCGATGCTGCCCAACCTGATCGAGCGCGCCGGGACGGACGTCACCTCCGGCGGGTCGATCACCGCGATCTACACCGTGCTGGCGGACGGCGACGACGGCAACGACCCGGTGGTCGATTCGGCGCGCTCGATCCTCGACGGGCATATCGTGCTGAGCCGCGCGCTGGCCGAACGCGCGGTCTATCCCGCGATCGACGTGTCGAAATCGGTGAGCCGCGTGATGACCGACATCGCCGCGCCCGCGCACCTGCGCGCCGCGCGCGTGCTGCGCCGCCACCTCGCCACCTATGAGGAGAATCGCGATCTGGTGCTGATGGGCGCCTATCGCAGCGGCAGCGACCCGGAGATCGACGCCGCCATAGCCTATCACCCCGCCGTGATGGAGTTCGTGCGGCAGGACGCCGACGCGATCGTGCCGCTGGAGGATTCGGTCGCCGAACTGACCGGCGTGTTCGGCGATGGCTGACGGCTTTCATTTGCAGGCGGCGCCGGCCCGCTCCCCCACCCGGCCTCCCATAGCATATCCTGAACGGGAGGCCGGGCGGGGGAGCGGGCCGGCGCCGGAAACCGATCATGGCTGATCCCGCCAGGCTCGCGCGGGTGCTGCGGGTACGCACGCTCCAGCTCGGTCTCGCGCAGGCGGAGGAGATGCGCGCGCGGGCGGCGCACGAGCAGGAATCGGCGCTGTCGTCGCGCATCGCTCGGCTGGCGGAGGAGGTCTCGCCGGTGGAGGATCGCGCGGCGGGCTTCTCGCTCGCGGCGGCGGCGCATTACCGCGACCGGCTGCACCGCTCCGCCGAGACCGCCGCCAACCGCGTCCGCACCGCCGAGGCGGAGGCCGCGCGCGCCGCCGAGGCGACCCGCGCCGCGAAGCGCGACCAGAGCGCGGTGGAGAAACTGATCGAGCGCGGGCTGGCCGAAGCGGCGCTGCGCGAGATCCGCGCGCTGCGCGATGCGCCGCCGACGCGGAAAATCCGGCACGATCCTTGCTGAACGGTCCCACGGGACCAATCCCGGCGACACGCAGGTGCTCATGACCGCAGTTTCAACCCTGGCACTGACGACCCCCAAGACCGGGATTCCGATCGCCGCGCCCGGCGTGGCGCCGTCCGCGATCGCGTTCCTCGCGCTGCTGGCGCCCGTGGCGGACATGCCGGACGGCGCGCCCGATCCCCGGCAGAAGGATGCCGCGCCCGGCAAGGATTTGCCGGACGGCGACGACGACGATCAGGCGGCCGCCCTCGCATGGGTCGCGCCGGCGCTAGCCTCGATCCTGGTCGCCCCGACCACTTCGCCCGCGCCCGCCAAGGCGGATGCGGAGGCATTGCCGGTGACGGCGCCAGCCTCGCGCCCGCAGATGCAGCTTCCCGTCATTGCCGATCAGGAGCCGGCCTTGCCGGTGCAGGCCACGGGCTCGTCGGTGGTCGGCGCTCCGCAGCCCGGTCTCGCCGCGCCGTCGGGCGCGATCGCCGCGAACTCCTTGTCGACGCCATCTCCGGTCACGGCACCCGCTACCGTTCCCGCGATGCCGGACAAGGTCGCGGCGATGCAATCGTCGCCAGCGGCCACGCCCCGCGCGACGATCGAATCGCAACCGGGCGCATCCGCCGTTCCCCTCGCGATCGCGGCGCCAGCACCGGCCGAGCCGCAGGTGACACGGATCGCGCCAGCCGCGCAGGTGTTCGCCGCCGCGATCCAGCGCGCCGCCGTCGAGGACCGCCCGGCGACCGGGCAGCCGGTGCTCGCCGCGCCGCCCGCCGGCACCGACAACACGCTCCACGCGGTCGCCGCGACCGCCGATTCGCGCCACGCCGCGCTCGACATGAAGCAGGACAACTGGCCGCAGCAGATGATCCAGCGGATCGACGCGCTGCGCGACGCCGCCAACGCCAACGACGCCAGCATCCGCCTGATCCCCGACGCGCTCGGCAAGATCGACGTGACGCTGAAGCGCGAGGGCGACGGCGTCTCGGTGCGGCTCGACGCGCATCAGCCGGAAACGCGGCAGATCCTCGCCGACGCGCAGCCGCGCCTGACGGAACTGGCCGAAGCGCGCGGGATCAAGCTCTCCGCCACCACCGGCGGCGGCGCCGACACCGCCGGGCAGACGCTGTCACAGCAACAACAGCAGCAGCGCGCCCATCAATCCGCCGCCACGCCCGCCGCGCCGCCGCGCGCGACGGCCGAGGCGGACGACACCGTCGCGGCCGAAGGCCGCATCGCCTGACACCCGAGGACAACCAAATGAGCGACACCGAAGCCAAGCCCGACGCGCCGGCCAAGAAGAAAGGCAAGCTGCCCAAGATCATCATGCTGGGGGTCGGCGCGCTGGCGCTGGTCGGCGGCGGCGTCGGGGCGGGGCTGTATGCCGCCGGCTCCGGGCTGATCGGCGGCAAGACGAAAGCCGAGGCGACCGGCCCGCGCCTCGTCCCCAAGAGCGAGCAGAAGCGCCCCGGCGACGGCAAGGACGAAGGCGGCCACGGCGGCGGCGAGAGCGCCGAGGCCAAGCCGGCGGAGAATCACGGCATGCCCACCCCGGCCGGCGAGGGCGGCGACCGCTATGCCTCCAATTACTACGCGATGGAGAAGGACTTCACCGCCAACCTCCAGGATTCGGTGCATTTCCTCCAGGTCGGCATCGCCATCTCCACGCCTTACGACGACACCGTCATCCGCAACATCAAGACCAACGACATCGCCGTGCGCTCCGCCGTGCTGATGACGCTGGGCGACACCAGCGAGGATCAGGTGTTCAGCTCGCAGGGCAAGGAAGTGCTGGCGAAGCGGCTCGCCGCCGCGATCAACAAGGTTCTTAAGGAAAAGGAAGGATTCGGCGGCGTTGGTAACGTCTACTTTACCAATTTCGTTGTTCAGTGAGCAGGCATGGTTAACGCCGCTTCACCTTCTGACGCCGAACGTCGCGAGCGCGCCCGCACCGAAACCGTCCAGCCGGGCGGACTGGGGCAGGCGAAGCTCAATCCGTTCGGCGACCTGCACACGTTGCAGCACCTCTCCGCGCGCCTCGCGCGGAGCCTGCGCGGCGTGTTCGAGCCGGTGCTCCGGCAGGAGGTGAGGACATGGGCGGAGCCGCTGATGGTGCAGCGCTTCGCCGATTACCGCGTCGAGCGCCCGGACCAGCTCACCGCATGGCTGCCGCTCGGCATGGACGAGCGCACCGCGCTCTGCGTGCTCGACGGCCGCTTCGTGCTGGAGCTGCTCGACCTGTTCTTCGGCGGGATCGGCCATGTGCCGGCCGAGCTGCCGCACGAATTCTCGCCCGCCGCCGAGGCGATGGTGGCGCGGCTCGGCGAGATGATCGCCACCCCGCTCGCCGCCGCGTGGGAGCCGCTGGCGCGCGTCCACTTCACGGTCGGCCGCTGCGAGGCCAATGCCGCGATGCTCACCAATATCGAGGCGGATGATGCGATGATCGTCACCCGCTTCGGCATCGCGCGCGGCCAGGCCAAGCCGGTGTTCATCGATCTCGTCTATCCGGTCACGGCGCTGAAGCCGCACGGCACCGCGCTGACCGGCAAGGTCGTCGCCAAGTCGGTCGAGCAGGACGCGCAATGGACCGCCGCGCTCACCCGCGCGGCGATGCAGGTGCGCTTCCCGGTCCGCTCCGTCCTCGCCGAGCCGGTCATCAGCCTCGCCCGACTAATGGAGCTGAAGCCCGGCGACGTCATCCCGATCCATTTCACCAACGACGTGCCGGTGATGGTCGGCAACGACCGGCTCGGCACCGGCACCGTCGGCACCGCCAACGGCCATGCCGCCATCCGCCTCACCAAACTCGCGAGCCTTGAAGGAACCAACGCATGAACGACATGGCCGGCGCCTTTCCGGTCGACCCCGACGCCTCCGGCGCGGTGGCCGCCAATTTCCGGCTGTTGCAGGATGTCGACGTCAAGCTGACGGTCGAGATCGGCTCGGCCCAGCTCACGCTGCGCGAATTGCTCGCGCTCGGCGAATCGAGCGTGATCGAGCTGGACCGGCAGGCCAACGAGTTGCTCGAGGTGTTCGTCAACGGCACGCTGATCGGGCGCGGCGAGGTGGTGACTGTCGGCGAGCGTTTCGGCGTGCGCATGACCGAGCTAGTCAATCCCGAGAAGCGCGGCTGATCCGGCGATGATGTGGGCCTATGTCCTGAAGCTGGTGATCCTGCTGCCGCTCGTATGCGGCCTGATGATCGGCTCGCTCTATCTGTGGCGGCGGCTGGAGAGCCGCTTGCCCGGCAAGTCGCCCACGCGGATGATCGCGGTGCGCGAGACGATGATGATCTCGCCCAGCGTCCGCCTCGCGGTGGTCGATTTCGAAGGCTCGCGCCTGCTCGTCTCGGTCGGGCGCGGCGGCGTGACTTTGGTCGACAAGACCGTCGCGCGGGGCGAGATCGCATGAGCCTGACGCGCACCGGCGACGGCCCGATGCTGTTCCGCGCGCGGCCCGCGCGGGCGCGCGGCGGCTTCTCATGGGGCAAGGCGGCGCTGGCGCTGCTCGCCATCGCGGTGGCGCTGATGATCGCCCTCCCCGCCTTCGCGCAGGTGACGCCGCCGGCCGCACCCGCCGCCCCGGCGGCGCCGGGCGTCGGCGACGCGGTGGATCGCGCGCTTGGCCAGCTTTCCAGCGGCGCGGCGTCGGGGCGGACGGGCAGCGGCTCGCTCTCGCTGTCGTTGCAGGTCCTCATCATCATGGGCCTGCTGACGATCCTGCCGGGCATCATCCTGATGATGACCAGCTTCACGCGGATCATCATCGTGCTGTCGCTGCTGCGGCAGGCGCTGGGTTTGCAGCAGACGCCGCCCAACCAGGTGCTGATCGGCCTGTCGCTGTTCCTGTCCTTCTTCGTGATGGCCCCCGCGATCAACCAGATCAACGCCAATGCGATCCAGCCCTATGCCGCCGGCAAGCTGGCCGGCACGGACATGATAAGGACCGCCGGCGAGCCGCTCCACGCCTTCATGACCAAGCAGACGCGGGTGAAGGATCTCACCATGTTCGCCGAGATGGCGAAATCCGGCCCCTACGCCAATCCCAAGGACGTGCCCTATTCGGTGCTGCTCCCCGCCTTCGTGACGAGCGAGCTGAAAACCGCGTTCCAGATCGGCTTCCTGATCTTCCTGCCGTTCATCGTCATCGACCTGGTGGTGGCGACGGTGCTCATGTCGCTCGGCATGATGATGCTGTCGCCGTCGATCATCTCGCTGCCGTTCAAGCTGCTGCTATTCGTCCTCGTCGACGGCTGGGCGCTGACGATGGGCAGCCTCGCCAACAGTTTCGCCACATGAGGCGGTGCCGGCCGGCGCCGCGAAGGACCGACAATGGCTGACGCAGATTATTTCCTCACCGTCGCGAACCAGACGATGTGGGTGCTGGCGCTCGCCGCCGCCCCGATCCTGATCCCGGCGCTCGTCTCCGGCCTGATCTTCGGCATGATCCAGGCGGCGACCTCGATCAACGAGCAGACGCTGACCTTCGTCCCCAAGCTGATCGTCGTGGCGATATCGATCATGGTGTTCGGCGGGATGATCATGGGGCTGCTGAGCGACTTCACGATCGACATCTTCAACCGCATCCCGGACCTGGTGCGCTGATCCATGCTCGGCTTCGGCCTCGCGATCGAGCCGCAGCTCTGGGCGCTCATCTTCGTGATGGTGCGCGTGGGGAGCGCGTTCGTCGCCGCGCCCGTGTTCGGCAACCTGTCCGTACCCTTGCCGGTGCGCGTCGCGCTGTCGGGCGCGATCGGCGTACTGGTGCTGGCGAGCCACCCGATCCAGCCGCCGGCGCAGATCTTCGCGGTGACCACCTTCCTTTCCGTCGCGGCGGAGGCGCTGGTCGGCCTCGCGCTCGGCTTCGTGCTCCAGATCGCCTTCGCCGCGCCGCTGGTGGCGGGCGAGGTGATCGGCGGATCGATGGGCATCGGCTTCGCCAACATGCTCGATCCCAATTCGGGCCGCTCGTCACCGGCGATCGGACAGTTCCTGTCGGTGATGCTGACCCTGCTGTTCCTGTCGCTCGACGGGCACCTCGTCCTCGTCGACATGATCCTCAGGAGCTATACCGCGCTGCCGCCCGGCGCGGCATGGCTGGCGACCGGGCAGATGCGCGACATCGCGATGTTCGGCGGCTACACCTTCCTCGCCGGCCTGCTGCTGGCGCTGCCGGTCGGCTTCCTGCTCTTGTGCCTCAACCTCGTGGTGGGGATGCTGTCGCGCTCCGCGCCGGCGCTCAACCTGTTCGCGGTCGGCCTGCCCGCCAGCCTCGCGGTCGGCGTCGTCAGCCTCGCGATCGCCTTTCCCGCGATGGGTGATTACATGCAGGTGATGATCCGCGAGGCGCTCGCGGCCACCTCCTCGCTGGTGCTCGGCTGATGGCGGAGCAGTTCGGCGAACGGACGGAAGCCCCAACCCAGAAGCGTCGCAAGGACGCGCGCGAACGCGGCGAGCTGCTCAAGAGCCGCGACTTCGCCACCGCGCTGGTCGTGCTGGCGGGCGTCGCCTGGGTCGCGCTGTTCGGATCGTCGCTGCTCAAGGCGTGCAAGGCGGTGATGGCGGCGGCCTTCCGCTTCGATCGCGGCGACGTGGAGGATTTCCAGCCGTGGCGCCCGCTGGTGGAGGCCGGATGGCAGCTCGCCCCGGCGCTCGGCTCGCTGTTCGCGATCACCATCGCGGCGGGGATATTGAGCCAGGCGGCGCTCGGCTCGTTCGGCTTCAACGGCGGGCTGCTCGCGCCCAAGGCGTCGCGCATCAACCCGGCCTCCGGCCTCAAGCGCATCTTCGGCCCGACCGGGTGGATCGAGCTGGGCAAGTCGCTGCTCAAGGTGGTGCTGCTCGGATCGGTCGGCGCGTGGCTGCTGATGTCCTCCTCGCGCACGATGTTCGGCCTCGCCTCCTCCGACGTGGAGACGGCGGTGGGGACGCTGGGCGGCACGCTGACGCATATCCTGATCGTCATGGCGCTGGGCCTCGTCGCGATCGCGATGGTCGACGTGCCGGTGCAGATCGTCCAGCTCCTCGGCAAGCTGCGCATGACCAAGCAGGAGGTGAAGGACGAGCACAAGGAAAGCGAGGGCAACCCCGAGCTGAAGGGCCAGATCCGGGCCAAGCAGCGCGCGATCCTCTCCCGCTCGATGAAGAAGGCGCTGGCGGAGGCGCATGTCGTGCTGACCAACCCGACGCATTTCGCGGTCGCGCTGCGCTACGATCGCGGGCAGGATCAGGTGCCGGTGGTGGTGGCCAAGGGGCGCGGCGCGACCGCGCTGGCGATCCGCGAGACGGCGGCCGACTATGCGGTGCCGGTGCTGGAATATCCGCAGCTCGCCCGCGCCGTCTATTATACCAGCCGCGAGGGGCAGGAGATCCGCGACGACCTCTATCTCGCGATCGCGACGGTGCTGGCCTTCGTATTCAACCTCAATGCCGCGATGGGCGGCCGCGCGCCGCCGGCGATCGAGGTGCCGCCGACCGCCCGGTTCGACGAAAATGGCGTGAAACAGGGGTAAAGATCGACCGGCTCCGGTCGTTTGGAGACTCATCATGACGACCACGAGCAGCACCGGCAGCACGTCGACCACGACGGCGACGACATCGACGACCGCGGCGGCCACCACCGCCAGCGTCAACGCATCCGCCGCGCAGCAGCTCCTGAGCTCGCTCAACAGCGGCTCCGGCGTCGACACCTCATCGCTCGTCACCTCGCTGGTCAACGCGCAGTTCGCCACCAAGGTCGCCGCGCTCCAGGCCAAATCCGACGCGCTGACCACCAAGATCTCCGACGTTTCGACGCTCAAGGGCCAGATCAGCGATTTCGCGGGCGCGCTGGAGAGCCTCGTCAAGGGCGGCACGCTCGTCTCGCAGCCGGCCAGCTCCAACCCGGCGGCGGTGAGCGTGACGCCGCTGGTCGGCGCGAAGCTCGACGGGCTGAGCGGCAGCATCACCGTGAGCCAGCTCGCCAGCGCGCAGACGGCGGTCAGCACCACCGCGCTCGCCAGCCGCAACGCGGCGGTCGGCACCGGGCAGCTCACCCTGACGCTGGGCACCGCGACCTATAATGCCGACGGCTCGATGGCTTCCTTCGCGGCCGGCAGCGGCACGCCGACGACGATCACGATCGACAGCAGCAACAATTCGCTCAACGAGCTTGCCGCGTCGATCAACAAGGCGGGCGCGGGCGTCACCGCCTCGGTCATCACCGACGCGGACGGCTCCGCCTATCTCTCGCTCAAGGGCGCGAGCGGCGCGGCGCAGGCCTTCACGCTGACCGCCACCACCGACGACGACGGCACGCTGTCCGCGTTCAACGTCGGCCCCGGTACGGCGATGCGGATCGCCAGCCCGGCGCAGAACGCCAAGCTGACCCTGGACGGCGTGGCGGTGGAACGGACCAGCAATGCGATCAACGATCTGGTGCAGGGGCTGCAGATCAACCTGACCGCCACCTCGTCCACGCCGGTCACCCTGTCGTCCACCACGCCGACGACCGCGCTGAACAACGCCGTCAACGATTTCGTCGACACCTTCAATCAGGTGTTCGCCGCGCTCAAGACGCAGATCGACCCGATCAACGGCGACCTGCGCGCCGATTCCGCCGCGCAGGCGCTCTATGGCTCGCTGCGCAGGCTGACGACGCAAACGCTGGTCTCGAACGCAGCGCCGGGCACGCCCGCCACGCTCGCCGATCTCGGCGTCACCACCAATCGTGACGGCTCGCTTTCGGTCGATGCGACCAAGCTGACCAACGCGGTCACCAGCAACCCCGCCGCGGTGGAGGCGATCTTCTCCTATGCGACGATCGGCTCCGATGGGTTGAACGCCGCGATGCAATCGATCAAGGCCAGCGCGATCAGCACCGTCTATGGTCTCGGCGCTTCCGCCGTCACCTATACCAAGGCGCAGGGCGACATCGCCACGCAGCAGGACGACCTCACCGCCCAGCAGCAGCAGATGAGCGACCGGCTGACGCAGCAGTTCGCGGCGATGAACGCGAAGGTCGCCGCGTACAAGTCGACCCAGGCGTATATGACGCAGCAGATCAGCATGTGGACCAAGTCGGGCAGCAACTGACGATGGCCTATGCGAGCGCGCTGCTGCGCAATCCGGCGCAGACCTATCGCGAGATCGACCTTGCCGGGCGCACCGCCAACGCGGACGGCCCGGCGCTGGTGTCGCTGCTCTACGAGGAATTGATCCAGGCGCTGCGCGTCGCCGCCTGGGCGGCCGAGCGCGGCCAGCAGGAGACCAGGAGCGAGCGCGTGACGCGCGCCATCGCGATCCTGTTCGCGCTGGAGGCCAATCTCGATTTCGAGAAAGGCGGCGAGGTCTCGACGACGCTCGCGCGGCTCTACGCCGGCGCGCGCGGCGAGGTGATCCGCGCCAGCATCGGGCAGGACGGCGCGCCGTTTCGCATGGTCGCCGACAATCTCGCCGAGATCGCCGCCGCCTGGGCACAGGCGCGCGCGGCGTAATTTCGGGGGGCACCGCCGCCCGGCCCTCGCGATCAACCGTTCGCCCCGCGACTCGCGGATTCCGGCCCTTTCGACTCTTGACCGCGTGATTCGCCCTCTGTCATCATGCGGTCATCGGCCGCGTCGTAAGGGCGGCGCGACACGGTATCGAAAGGAACACCGGCTTGTTCCATCCCGATCTGATCCGCCATCCGGACAGTTGCCCGACGCTCGTCCTGAACGCCGATTACACGCCGCTTTCCTATTACCCGCTCTCGATCTGGCCGTGGCAGACGGCGGTGAAGGCGGTGTTCCTCGATCGCGTCGATATCGTCGCACACTACGAGCGCGAGGTGCGCAGCCCGACCCGGTCGATCAGGCTGCCCTCGGTGATCGCGCTCAAGCAATATGTGCGGCCGTCGCAATTCCCGGCCTTCACCCGCTTCAACCTGTTCCTGCGCGACAGGTTCGCCTGCCAATATTGCGGCTCGACGCATCGCGACCTGACGTTCGATCATGTCGTGCCGCGTGCTTATGGCGGGCGGACGACATGGGAGAATGTCGTCACCGCCTGCGCGCCGTGCAACCTGCGCAAGGGCGGCCGCACGCCGGGGGAGGCGAAGATGCCGCTGCATATCGAGCCGATCCGCCCGACGAGCTGGCATCTGCAGGAGCACGGCCGCCGCTTCCCGCCCAATTACCTGCACGAGACGTGGCACGACTGGCTCTATTGGGACGTCGAGCTGGAGGCGTGACACCTCAGCCAAATCCCCCGCCGCCGGGCGTCTCGATCACGAAGCGGTCGCCCGCCGCCAGCGCCGCCTGATCGCGGCCACCGAGCATCTCGCGCTCGCCGCCGTGGCGCTCCACCCATTGCCGGCCGGGCGCGCCGTCGCCGCCGCCGGCCAGGCCGAAGGGGGCGATCACGCG from Sphingomonas sp. CL5.1 harbors:
- a CDS encoding flagellar motor switch protein FliM → MVNAASPSDAERRERARTETVQPGGLGQAKLNPFGDLHTLQHLSARLARSLRGVFEPVLRQEVRTWAEPLMVQRFADYRVERPDQLTAWLPLGMDERTALCVLDGRFVLELLDLFFGGIGHVPAELPHEFSPAAEAMVARLGEMIATPLAAAWEPLARVHFTVGRCEANAAMLTNIEADDAMIVTRFGIARGQAKPVFIDLVYPVTALKPHGTALTGKVVAKSVEQDAQWTAALTRAAMQVRFPVRSVLAEPVISLARLMELKPGDVIPIHFTNDVPVMVGNDRLGTGTVGTANGHAAIRLTKLASLEGTNA
- a CDS encoding flagellar basal body-associated FliL family protein, which produces MSDTEAKPDAPAKKKGKLPKIIMLGVGALALVGGGVGAGLYAAGSGLIGGKTKAEATGPRLVPKSEQKRPGDGKDEGGHGGGESAEAKPAENHGMPTPAGEGGDRYASNYYAMEKDFTANLQDSVHFLQVGIAISTPYDDTVIRNIKTNDIAVRSAVLMTLGDTSEDQVFSSQGKEVLAKRLAAAINKVLKEKEGFGGVGNVYFTNFVVQ
- the fliN gene encoding flagellar motor switch protein FliN translates to MNDMAGAFPVDPDASGAVAANFRLLQDVDVKLTVEIGSAQLTLRELLALGESSVIELDRQANELLEVFVNGTLIGRGEVVTVGERFGVRMTELVNPEKRG
- a CDS encoding FliH/SctL family protein yields the protein MSEHAFVAGLSARHDDAAIRLQRMFAEQPSGFAPADLIARIRQAFGGGETGEAPRGYAPANRDAAPTKGWDPLDSDAEPTPFIDPAEVARQAAHDAGFAEGLAAARAELGEAAERDRAMLARLVEALRSDTRIDREQLARNLRQTVLHLVTRLVGEAGVSGPLLAARVNAATDLLADTAESAILRVNPADVALLEGHLPDTVFAAGDASVARGSFVMEAASTIVEDGPDLWLEQLARTMDKVALPDGDAC
- the fliG gene encoding flagellar motor switch protein FliG; translated protein: MNAPTTAPTTALVRSFSGVERAAVLMMLVGEEEAAAILQKLEPDEVRQLGKAMFTVADVSEAEVAGVLDDFVGRARERTGIAFDPRPKIEAVMHRALGQEKADSVLARITPAEAACEIDLLDWLDASEIAGMIEKEHPQIAAVLIANLDPSVGSQVLELLPDAAQPEILHRIAKLGPITPEAVETLRHMLANRSGAGQQATQVQLGGTREAAKILQSARKATEQRVMPKLFKLDKETAKAIEEAMFVFDNLLDMDDKNLGTLIRNIDGDILTRALKGVDEAARSRFLGCMSARAADGIRDEMEARGPMKLSEVLEAQKAIIQIARNLAKDGTIQMGGGEDDYV
- a CDS encoding flagellar biosynthetic protein FliO, which encodes MMWAYVLKLVILLPLVCGLMIGSLYLWRRLESRLPGKSPTRMIAVRETMMISPSVRLAVVDFEGSRLLVSVGRGGVTLVDKTVARGEIA
- a CDS encoding flagellar hook-length control protein FliK; the encoded protein is MTAVSTLALTTPKTGIPIAAPGVAPSAIAFLALLAPVADMPDGAPDPRQKDAAPGKDLPDGDDDDQAAALAWVAPALASILVAPTTSPAPAKADAEALPVTAPASRPQMQLPVIADQEPALPVQATGSSVVGAPQPGLAAPSGAIAANSLSTPSPVTAPATVPAMPDKVAAMQSSPAATPRATIESQPGASAVPLAIAAPAPAEPQVTRIAPAAQVFAAAIQRAAVEDRPATGQPVLAAPPAGTDNTLHAVAATADSRHAALDMKQDNWPQQMIQRIDALRDAANANDASIRLIPDALGKIDVTLKREGDGVSVRLDAHQPETRQILADAQPRLTELAEARGIKLSATTGGGADTAGQTLSQQQQQQRAHQSAATPAAPPRATAEADDTVAAEGRIA
- a CDS encoding FliI/YscN family ATPase, which translates into the protein MLNLFADDYLTALADADFRPAPKVSGRLASFDGLLMEAIGLNLPVGTVCQVGGKGAGVEAEVIGFRNGRTLLMNLGGPAALLPQAPVRPIGPPGEAEVGAALLGRVVDGAGRPIDGLGAIRGAGTWPLAGKLQSPLDRGRVLQPLDVGVRAINGLLTIGKGQRIGIMAGSGVGKSVLLGMMVRAARADVIVIGLIGERSREVADFLETKVAGEARAKSVVVAVPANHSPVLRIRGALRATAIAEAFRAEGKDVLLIMDSLTRVAHAGREIGLALGEPASARGYPPSAIAMLPNLIERAGTDVTSGGSITAIYTVLADGDDGNDPVVDSARSILDGHIVLSRALAERAVYPAIDVSKSVSRVMTDIAAPAHLRAARVLRRHLATYEENRDLVLMGAYRSGSDPEIDAAIAYHPAVMEFVRQDADAIVPLEDSVAELTGVFGDG